A stretch of DNA from Cryptomeria japonica chromosome 4, Sugi_1.0, whole genome shotgun sequence:
ACGTCAAATAACCTCATAATTTCCTTTcacttatattatttttatttgatttgataagaAGCTTTAGTTTTATTCACATTTGGTAAGAAAAGACTATACCTCTATGACTAGATTTGCATCTGCCGTAATTGGAATTGATGTCTGTCCAAATGCTGACAAGCAGAAAAGTGAGAGAGCATCCTCTTTGTTCAACAATGGCAATTGATACAGCCGAGTATAGGGGTTTCTAGGGACGATAGAACCGTTTCTAGTTGTGACAAGGATTTTGTACCCCGGAGATTCAAATAGTAATTTGTCCAAACTAGCTCTGGACCAAACATCATCTAGCACAACCagagttggcttagattgcttTAAAAGCCGTTGTTGAAGCTGTATATGTGCATCTTCCACATTCTGAAACTCAGGTACATTCCTCCCAAAGatcttctcccatattgtctcTAAAATTCCCTTCAGATTTGGGGATTGTGAAACAGTGATGAAAACTATATTTCTGAAACAACCTGATGTCCACAAAAACAATTGGGTTATTAGTAAAttgcaaaagaacaacaaaatcctTAAGCTGGAAAAATCATCAGaaaaatgatggaaaacaaatgtCACCTTTGATATGGGGATCATCACATAAAGCCAAGGCCAAAGTCGTTTTCCCACCACCGCCCATGCAATGAACACCAACAACGGAGACGTCGCTCTGGAGCAAAAGCTCTTTCAAATTCCCTTTTGTTTTCTCAGCAAAGTATTATGAAAAGAATATTGGTTAGCCTCTCCATTTCCAATTCTAGCCATAGATTAACAAATTCTCTACAAACCTTTTGAAATTTCAGACTTGTTTTTTGAAATTTCACTACCTAAGTTCGCTAATTCTTAAAAATTGCAAGCTTATAATTTCACTGATCGATGAGTTCAGAAGCAGAGCTTGTGGTATTTATAGAGAGTGATAGGCACGTTAATTTGGACACCTTCTGGGAAGCATGATAATTTGGACATTTGTTTTCTTCAAACAGACGATTATTCTCGAATCTTCGGTCTAATTGCGTAAATGAAATTCGACGTAAATTCCCTTTTAATGCGGGGAAAGCAACCGTAGTGCTTTCTACGTTGGAAAATGATTGAAAAAATGGTTAGGAATTCAAACTTCGAACTACTTCATTCTTAAGGAGTTTCGTCGATATACACGAGTTTCTCCTTATCCATCTCAGAGATCTGTTTCAATTTTGAGGAAACCTTAATTTAACTTTATTCTTCTTTAAGCttcattaatttttaaaatttgaattcatggacgtctttattgatttaattttattcttttaaaagCTTCGTTAATCTTTACATTTTTGACGTATGGACCTTTTCATTGATCATGAAGATATGTTCTAATAAATTTATTTGGATTGTTTTTATCAACCTTCATGACTTTTATCACAAGTgttatatttgattgatttttaattttatttttatggacgttataatttcaaattaatttatatttttgtaATAAATTCGTTATAAATTATGAGAGTTTTGTCATAAGAAGTAGAAATTATGTTCTTAAACTCATGATGAATTGTATTATAAAGTGTTTATAATctataacaatgataaaataagtgTAATAAATCTCAACGTGTGAAGAGATAAGGGTAAATCAACACATTCAAATTGAGGTACCAAGAAATGATTGTGTTTATTTATATCACTTGCATAGTCTATATTAATGTTTCAATGGATTACTTATGATTTATATAATGACAGAGTGATTACCAATTTAACGTATAAGAAACCAataatgataacacacaagaacatCTAAATCATACAATTCAATGCCTTCTCTATTATCTTTGTAAAATTATACATCTCCATAAACCATTTCACATAAAGTGTGAGCACAAAAGTCATCCAAAAGTTTCTTCATACGTCCCCCTCTTCAAAGTCTCCATACGATAGTGTGTCTatatattgagagagagagagagagagagagagtaccaaTTTAACATATAAGAGACCAATAATGATAACACATAAGAATATATAAATCGTACAATTCAATGCCTTCTCTATTATATTTGTAAATTTATACAACTCCATAAACCATTTCATATAGAATATGAACACAAAAGTCATCCAAAAGTCTCTTCATAAGTGCCCCTCGTAAGAGTCCCCTTacaatagtgtgtgtgtgtgtgtgtgtggggatatataaatatatatatttatatatgtatgtatgtatgtatgtatacatacatctatgtgtgtgtatatatatatatatatatatatatatatatatatacatatatatatatatatatatatatatatatatatagagagagagagagagagagagagagagtcataaattgtatcctcataAAATTTCATGCTCACTTGGGCCTCACTTTAGTGTTTTTGCCTTGTATGCTCTAATTAACACCGGACTATGCTCAAACCAATGCTAAATATATGGTTTCTACACTTTGTTTTGACTTCCAAACCTTTGTCTAGTCCAAAAGGATTGGACTAGGGCTTTAGGCACTAGAGTCCAAGCCAAATGGGCTCAAATACAAACCCTCTAACCATCAGAAAATTTTGATCGAGAAACAAAATTTCATATTGGTCTTCTTTATAATTCTCAACATGTTTCATGAAGATGGGTATAAAATAAATCCTTATCCCCTCATTTGAAATGTCTCTCAATTAAAATTCCTCAAGAGCAATTTAATTTATATTAGGAAAACAATCAAGCATCATTAAGGCAGTGACAAAGAGATCAAgtattcaaattttgaatcattcAAGATGATATCCATGATCAAATTTATGTGAAGACATTTATAAGTTCTACATAGAAACATCAACCTTTTTATGAAGACTTCAAGGAAAAGGAGATTCATAAAGGAAGGTATAATAATTTAAATTTCTAGATCTAGTCTCTAGCTTTGCAGGGGAAAATCCTCTTTTTTATTTCATTCATCAttatagatttagtcacaaacatGACCTAGACAAACCAATATAAACCCATCAacatttttcctctcttgtgtgtGTAAGTTACAGGTTCGGCAAAACTCGAATATAGGTCTAGGCAATGTAGACTAAGACAAGGAGGACTAGATTTTTAAAAAGTAGAAAACCCTAGATAGTGGTAGTCATTGAAAAGTTTTCAAGCATTTTTTTATGAAACTTTAAGAGAATATTTAGAGAAACATTatgattttaaatcttttatcAATGTCTGCATCTAACACCTATACGACTAAGTCACCTAGCCCCATAGACTGAAACTTTTGGGCTCAAATTGCAGATATGGGTTCCTCTCTGACTCTCATTTCCAAATCTATACTCAAAGTATTCATATTTGATTTGTGTTTGTATCATCTCCTTTCTTGGAGCTAAAGTGAATGTACCTATATTATCTCCTTCCTCTAAgccttcttcttctacttctctatcttctttttcttcttcctcctcttccttttcttctttattttattCTTCCTCTTTTGTCTTGTATTCATTTTCTTCCTCCTATTCGTATACTTCTTCTTTAGGATCCCATAGATGTAAGAAAGCTTGTTCTAGTTTATCAAAAAAAGTAAAGTACTCATCCAATGGTCCATACCCTTGTCTGGCTTCACCTCTTATACACAAGTAAAAACATAATTTTCATGCTAGATATTTACCATCAACTCTTTTATATTTGTACCACTATTATAATGCAACTCAACTTTTGTCAAAATTAGGAACTTCCATTAACACTAGGGTTTAAGAAAAAATGCTTTCAATAGATAacctttctatcaaattcaattgacCCATCTTTTATATGACCAATACACGATGTGAATGGATtcaaattaaaaactaaaattaaTATACCCAAGATGAATTTTGATGAGCTTTTTCAAAaatgtaaaaaattcaaaaaaataacctTGATTTTATGGTCTAGAAGGTAAATTTATCAAAATCATAAAAGTGCAATAACTTGCAATATAATGATGATAGAGACTAGATTTTTTGACTATAGCTTCCCTATATGATCTTCAAACATCAATTAGAAATTCTAATAAATTCAAAAACTAAGTTTTTGTCCACCTTTCCCAAAATCATAGCTCTAATATCACTTGTTATAAACTACCTTGCACAAGAGAACATAATATAAAATATGCTACAAATAATTGATAATAATATGCCACATTAAGGAGGTCCTTCAATAGTCTTCAACGAGAATGCAATAATCAATATGATGAGAATAACCAACCTTAATCCTATATATATGATTATGTCGAGGATATCACTCAGGCCAACTTAAATAACACTATATAGGCTCTAAGATgacctaaataattaaataacaatataatatagataatatagcttaattaagagttaaggtagccacaagTTGACTACCCATAACCCAATACACACTACAAgcttaggggcatatcaattttagATTAAATCTATGACAAAAATTATACCCATTATGAACTAGGAACAAAGTTTCCTTAATCTAAGAATGGTTTGTATATTTCATGATaagtaaaaatgatttattttaatggcATTATAACCATATTATACTAACCATATTTTAATGTTGCGAATTGATGCCTTTGAATCCACCAAGCTAGGTTGGTTAGCTACTTATAGAAATCTATGCAATGGGGGATACACCCCTAGTGTACTATGGGATATATTGAATCCTCCTCCTAATTGTTAGTTGGTACAATTAGCCAAATTAAGTTGAGGATGGACCCCTAATGTAATATTATATGCATCACATCCTCTTCCTAGCTGCCCATTGGCGTAGAAAGACGAGGAAAAGAGTGGGACCCATGGTGTATAGTGTAATGCACATATATTCCTTTTCTATTTGAGATGCACTATAGGTTAGTGTTAGTTAGCTACCCTTCTGTTTGAGCTTTTCACTATTATACTACTTATGTGTGTATAAACCACTCACTATGTATTTCTAATGAATGCTAGAGCTAGTCACTATATTATGTGATGTATGTTAGAACTACTCATTGTGTATATGTGATGTATGTTAGAGTCATTCCCCAAGTGTGAATATTTGATGTATGCTAGAGTCAATCATTATGagaatttgaagattatgaaatgaTATGACCTAGATATGTATTTGATAGATTTGTATAGTACTGATTGATAATGTTTAGTATGGCACCGACACTTGATGAAAAATAAATATCATTCTATTATAATTAGACTAAGTTAATAGCTTACAACTAATGAGTATTCATGGTTTAAAGTGAGATTAGAGATCTCATGTAAGAGGAGAGAATGAACTCCCTTTATTATTGATGTGCAGATTATGAAGCATTTTTTTTTCCAAAGGAAATATGTAGGTAGGATCATCATGAATGAACCCATCAAGGTTTAGGTCTATGTCTAGTGATATCCATAATCTTGAGAACTTTCCACTTCGTATAAGCATATAAGTCGTGATATTGAGTTGACAACACCAAGGTGAATGGAGAAGTTATGATGTCAACACTTCTAAGCTAGAGGGAGAATACTTAGTCAATTGAATTGATAATCATTGTTAagtgaattaaaaaaatattatgagtGAAATATAGTCCAAAAGGCTTGAAAACTATGAGAAGAGTATGTATTGAATTTGAATAAGCAAGGGGTTTCATCACAACTATCCTTCCAAATATATGTCGATTTGTTGCATTCACTATTCATAACATTTAATTAGAGTAATAGGTTTGGCTGCATTGTAGCTTTGTTGTACAATTTTTTAAATTTACTCATTGCTTAGTCAAGAAAgtcattcacctttttcagtttATTACCAATCATAATATAGTAGTTGATTTAGTCAGCTTTGTAAATGTATTATCAATAACAATATGGTAATCAAGTTTATGgaacaacaaaaatattttttttgtagagTAGGTCATCTATGTTACTAGAAACATGATGGAAAGTATTTGTTGTGCATTTTAATGGATGAAACAACGTTTCCATCATGAACAATCATTTCTAAGGCTACCGTCATATTTATGTAAGTTGAAAAAGAATCGATATTTTGTATTCATTTTTTCTTACATTTTCCTTGAACTGCATTTCGTTTTTGGCTTCTGAATTGCACGAAGTTTCACGTAAACTCGCTTTATCAGGTTTGTCTTGAGAAACTCCACATTCGCTCTTTGCTTTAAAATAATTACACTGGAGACACGGGGATCATAGAATAAAATACTTTTGTTTAATCCATTTGGTATTTAGACTTGATGACAGAAATTACTTGAAGCTACTGTTGTGCTACAGATTCGGGAAAAAATTCACTCTTCAAGCCAATCCAAAGTGAATTCTACTCATACTTCCCCAGAAACCAACACCTAGAAATATCTAATAAACTATACAAATAATAATGATCATCTAACCTAATTACAGAGCACTCATAACTTAATACACACTAAAACGTTAGGGTCAGAAAAATGAATTTTGGTTCCACAATTTCAACTCTGAGATCAGGGATATAAGAGGCTTTAGCTCGTAACCACTTGACCCCAATATTCTCATTGCAGATAACATGTTTGAGGGAGCTTAATCCACAAACACTATCTGGCAACTCCCTTAAATGATAACACTCTCTCATGTCAAACTCTTTCAACTTCTTGAGCTCACCTATTTCATCAGGAAGTTTTTCCAAGCCCTCGCACAGTGAAATGTCTAGAAATTCCAGCTGCCCAAGTTTTCCAATTGATACCGGAAGCTCTTTCAGGCCTGGTAATGCTGATACTCTTAACATCCTTAGAGAACTCATATTTCCGAGATTATATGGCAATTTTTTAACCAGATGGCAGTTGGTAACAGACCATCTCTGAGCATAGGGCCATAGAGCAAGTGTAACACCAGAGAGTACGCCAGAGACTCTGTCTCCGGAAGATTCATCTCATACCAGTCACTCTCAGCCATAGAGCCTGCATAAGATAAATCGCATATGCAATTGAATTAGAACATCTTTCAGCGGTCAAGTAAACTACTAGCTAGTGAAAAAAATTGATATCAAAGGTATTTTGCTTCAATCATATATAACTTATATGAGGAAGTAGGACAAAAACACAATAAATCTAAATATTTGTTAATAGTTCACATAGCCTTCAAATTTTGCCACTAAATAAGTATTTGGGCGAAATATCCCACCTGTGTGAATAGATACAATTTTAGCACTGAACTGTCCATCTCTAAGCAACTCCCATTCCCCTGGTAGGCAATGCTCCTTCCTGGGCATGAGTAACCTCTTTCTGTGGACTATACTGTCCTGACATCCCAAATACAAGGCTAAGTCTCGCATCACATCATGCTGCGAAAAGAACAGCTCAGAGGCACATCCGTACGAGATTGTTGATTGGATTCTGATAATTGCAAAAATCAAGTCAGCCCAATGTTCTAAAAAAATGAAAACAGGAAATTTATATGCAAGGAAAGACTTTTACCCTTGATTGCTTATTAGACTGAGGAGATTTCTTCTTGCAAGTTCCTGTAACATAATATAGGCATCCTGCCACTCCATCTTCCGAACATAAACCCAAATGTTGAGCAGTGCATCAGCACAAATTTTCTTGTCCTCTGGAAATGAGGCTGTGTCTAAGAAACATTCCCTCCCAACATCATCCAAGCAATCAATACTCGTCTTCAGGCATCTGAAAAGCCCTTCTTCGTGATAAATGGATATGGACTGCCTTTTCTTTGCATTCTCCCAGGCCACATGAGGTTCCCCGTACAAAGAACTTCCAACCACTTTAAGAGCAAGAGGCAAACCCTTGCATTCGGCTTGCACCTGTCATTCACAATAGCGATATTTTTATTAATGTCTAAGGAAGCCCTCTATGATCTAAAAGCAACGAGATTGTATTATACAATTTGAGCTATAACTTTTGTGGATTACAAAGTACTTAAAAAGTACCAGAACAATGAGAACAGACAATAATTGCAATGTACCAAAGCAAAAACCCAAATAAGCTCAAAATTTCCTTTTACTTATGTTGTTCTCATTTGATTTCACATTAGGCTTTTGGTTTATTAACATCTATTGTTTTCACGGTAAGAGAAACTATACCTCTGTGACTAGATTTGCATCTGCCGTACTTGGAATTGATGTCTGTCCAAATGCCGATAAGCAGAAAAGTGAGAGAGAATCCTCTTTGTTTAACAATGGCCATTGATACAGCCGAGTAGATGCGTTTCTGGGGATGGTAGAAGTATCTCTGGTTGTGATGAGGGTTTTGTATCCTGGAGCTTCAAATAGTAATATTTCCAAATCAGCTCTGGACCAAACATCATCCAACACCACCAAAGTTGGTTTAGACTGCCTTAAAAACCGCTGCTGAAGCTCCATACGTGCATCTTCCACATTCTGAAACTCAGCTACATTCTTCCCAAAGATCTTCTCCCATAAAATCTTTAAAATTCCCTTCAGATTTGGGGATTGTGAAACAGTGATGAAAACTATATTTGCGAAACAACCTGATGTCCACAAAAACAATTGTGTTCTTAGTAAGCTGCAAAACAACCACAAAATCCCTAAGCTGGGGAAATCATCAGAAGAATGATGGATAAAATATGTCACCTTTGATGTGGGGATCATCACATAAAGCCAAGGCCAAAGTCGTTTTGTCACCACCGCCCATACCATGCACACCAATAATGGAGACGTCTCTGTGGAACAAAAGCTCCTTCAAATCTTCTATTGATTTCTCAAGCAAAGTATTATGAAAAGAATATTGGTTTGCATCTCCATTTCCAATTCTAGCCATAGATTCACAAATTCTCTACAAACCTTTTGAAATTTCAGACTTGTTTTTTGAAATTTCAGACTTGTTTTTTGAAATTTCAgacttgttttttgaaattttggactTGTTTTTTGAAATTTCACTACCTACGTTCAGAAGCAGAGCTTGTGGTATTTATAGAGAGTGATGGCATGTTATTGACACCTCCTGGGAAGCTTGATAATTCCAACATTTGTTTTCTTCAAACAGACGATTGACTATTCTCAAATCTTCCGGTTTAATCGCCTAAACGAAGTTCGATGTAAATCCCCTTCTATTGCGTGGAAAGTACTCATAGTGTTATTTATGCGTGGAAAATGATTCCAAAAAATTGTTAAGGAATTTCATCGATATACACCAGTTTCCCCTTATCTAGCTCAgagatatttttaaatttttagaaaGCTTAGATTAACTTTATTCTTTAATAAGcttcattaatttttttaatttcaattcatggccgtctttattgatttaattttattcttGTAGAAGTTTCATTAAtcattaaaattttgatttatggaCCTCTTCATTGATCATGAAGATATATTCTAATAAATTCATTTGGAAAGTTTTATCAACCTTTGCAACTTTTTTCACAAGTTTcatatttgattaattttttttatttttttatttttttattttttttaattttactattttttttttttttgatgaataggccttctctattaattattaatattaaagtacatattcacaaaaaaaggtcggAGGATACGAGATCACTGGACGAGAGTCAAACGGCAAGAAAATGGATCCATAAAACAAAACTATTCATAAAAAATAACCTCCTCAAGTAGCCAAAGTAGTGGCAGCCGAGGGGGGAGGATCTTGATCATCTTTCCTGCCCCATACATCAACGGTTCCAGGGGTCGAGTCCGGCATGGACCACCTGTCTCCTTTTTTCTCTTCTCCTTCCTCCCTCCTGGGAGGTGAAATAGCTAGAGCCATGTGAGGAAATTTAGAGGTGGTGACCACAAACCACCCAGAATCATCACCGATagcacactagtacattcggagctaattTCTGATGGTTGATTGTCGGAATTGCAACAAATTTTTGTCGGAGTGTCGACAAAAGTAGCCATTGAAAACTCGTCATCGGATTTGTCGATGATGCCCTTGACTGTCGGAAatacgacaatcccatggactctgccgatggtgggcatgatcgctcttctAGTTAAAAAAGTCGTCGGACATGTAGCATCCCCATCAGATGCTTCAGTAGATTTCTTCGCAAATTCGACGACAATTTGGAACTTCACACCGACGGTGATGCTGTTTGTCCGACGCTTGTGTCGTCAGTCCATTCGGAGGCATTGACAACTGTCCGATTATGAAGTGCTATCGCacgtacaacatccttgtcagatgtttgtgtagtttgagtcggaAGTGCGACGACTCCAGAACCTTTTGACCGACGAGAACGTTGTATGTCCGCTGATTTCATCGTCAatggaaagcttggtattcgtcataattccgacgatgataatatttttatcaaaaaaaaattattattatccagtcattgatatgtacagcgaatgatattctatccccaccacctaccagtagggggcataggtttgaggctaatatgaggcacactagtttcaagctaatatgatcaagtgcaccatggttgagatggtccagctccctagtctcactctaggactaagctcatgccatatctaaatgaaagacatctcaaatacatcgtcggtggaaagctacaaaatacaattttcatacataagcaagacatacacaattgggcacaatcaccaagagaatggtaaaaagtgtgtttgagatcattgtcctaattatggtgtggtcaccaagagatcaccataaatttgtcaacctttctttcatttaaaccaagtaaacctttatgtatatgcatatggatatgcatatgcatatacatatgtatatgtatatgtatatgcatatgtatatagttttgtgtattcattaaagattttcatttaattttgagcattttgtggatggtataatcaagaaacatatcatcaccctcaccaattatggtcaactgatttaagtacaatcatttgattgttaataatttttaaattaagggagtacttttcaaaatacatatccatatgcatatgcatatacatatacataaaggtttacttggtttaaatgaaggaaaggttgacaaatttctcCATGTAGTTTTCCCTGACTCTAGAATTAGTCAGTTGTTTAAAACAACTCATAACCATTGTAACAAAATTCACACTAATAATATATTTCCTAACAGTTTTTATCCATGAATGATATCTGGGTTTACAATCTCAAATTCAGGACATGCAATATCATTAGAACTTAGACATCAATAAACTTGTTTCAAATCAGAAACACTGTGATTTGAATTGCAAGCAAACTATTTAATGTAATGCTTGTTGTTTGTATTTTGGAAAAAAGGGTTGGCTGCAGAATTTTGCAGTGCATACTATTTGAGTAATTTACATGTGAAGTGTTTGTTATAATGTCTGAAAACTAAatcacaaaaaagtgaaaaaaaaaattggttagcaaatcaggggtgcactttacattcttgttgttctCCAATTCTCTTAGCTttgtttctttcttcagatttggggtctagagctcctccctaagaaaagattgttggttttgtctcccctcctttggctggagagtttcttgctatctctggtagtttgccCTCAGAGTTCAGCTTCTTTATTGGTCAGACtgctattttccctaccttcttttccaagtgctcctcctcttgtttccaatatttttccttttccttctactcaatggcccttggttgtgccttcatgcccATTTAATGTCTTCATTGGGTTCCTGTTTCCTTCAAATGATGGCTTCTCTATGTTATGCAATATCCATGTTGTATCTTGAAACATCAAATTCTGGCATGGTTGATGTTGATGCGAGTGATTGGACAATTATTTTTTATCTCATTTTTTCTTTGAGTAAGAAGATGCTTCTCAAGCAGTTTGGTGCTgtcaaaagataaataagttgtcaagaaagatgagggctaaaaagaatctttagattaatgtttttgactatgttggatattgttgatgtagttttttattgattttcttcaGTTATTCTTCACCAATAGCCTATTTATAACAACATTATCTCTTTGGAAGTGGGTCCTCTCTAGAACCTACAAccaatctatcaaaagaaaatacatattggaacatgccatcacaaaaatatgtcatttttatatgtaaaactagaatgttcatgttttcttgaaaacaatcaaattgaaattctCATCTTGGTCTTACAAGTATTAGGGGTCTTACCTAGCAGGATGCTCCTCACAAGGATGATTGTATTTTGTCCAGACTGGCTCGCCTTGGAAAAGCCTCAGGATCTATGATAAAAGTCAAAGAAACAATAATAGTATCCTCTAGTTCATATAAGAAATGATTTATAGTGAGTGTCCTTGAGATAAAAGAGCATTTACattaatgtagttgtttgtgtcaagggtaaatcgatgatagattcctcctgggaggataatcatatcccccttcttaacccatatttgtatccatcgatcctctttatcccttacatcaacggagcctataacaaaagaaacataaaactcaagcgtcagtatatgtcattgacaactcctattttatgaattctttcaaatttgtcttcactaGAGTTAGCTTGCTAATAGGCTATTGCTATATACTAAGAATTAAATTGCTGAAATTCCATGACTTCGACCATAAAGACACATAGACTGGGTTCAAGTAATGTATACGAGAATTAAAGGACAATGAAAACTTTTCCATTATCTTTAATAGATAGCAAGAAAGAAAGACTGTTATCTATGTAACAtctatttgacaattttggattcatAACTTTACGTATAAACATATGCAACCATGGtatattgaaaaatgacataaaaaatccatttcatgtaatcaataattttgtacaaaggggaggatgctaatcatgtcaccctaaatattcacaaacagatattgaaggaatgctgacaatgaatatgataaaataatgcttggtttagaggatataactaattcacccctcaatttaaaagaaatatcagGTAAAATTTAGTACTTCTTTTAAGTTGAACACATTATGATGTAGCACATTAATCAATACTAGAACACTACCACTCGAAAAAGGCAACAATCTGTCAAAAAGAAATAGTGATAAATGATAGGTATACAAACTGTGCTAAAATGGTTTTGTAATACTTAGCTCTTTtaatataaatccaacttttatttagcaaaagaatatattgatgagtaaaatgattaaaaaaatagacttttttctatatattgaacatggaagttttaatgatggtgttttgagatggataattggaatcacactattttccctagattgttttaaccaaaattttggacatgattccatttagtttgcactccatggttcacaggttattaggattaatggttatgtttgcatggtgtttggatccaagcaaaacaa
This window harbors:
- the LOC131046657 gene encoding probable disease resistance protein At4g33300, producing the protein MKSADIQRSRRSKGSGVVALPTQTTQTSDKDVVRAIALHNRTVVNASEWTDDTSVGQTASPLLRTQLFLWTSGCFANIVFITVSQSPNLKGILKILWEKIFGKNVAEFQNVEDARMELQQRFLRQSKPTLVVLDDVWSRADLEILLFEAPGYKTLITTRDTSTIPRNASTRLYQWPLLNKEDSLSLFCLSAFGQTSIPSTADANLVTEVQAECKGLPLALKVVGSSLYGEPHVAWENAKKRQSISIYHEEGLFRCLKTSIDCLDDVGRECFLDTASFPEDKKICADALLNIWVYVRKMEWQDAYIMLQELARRNLLSLISNQGIQSTISYGCASELFFSQHDVMRDLALYLGCQDSIVHRKRLLMPRKEHCLPGEWELLRDGQFSAKIVSIHTGSMAESDWYEMNLPETESLAYSLVLHLLYGPMLRDGLLPTAIWLKNCHIISEI
- the LOC131046656 gene encoding probable disease resistance protein At4g33300, producing the protein MSSLRMLRVSALPGLKELPVSIGKLGQLEFLDISLCEGLEKLPDEIGELKKLKEFDMRECYHLRELPDSVCGLSSLKHVICNENIGVKWLRAKASYIPDLRVEIVEPKFIFLTLTF